In Amaranthus tricolor cultivar Red isolate AtriRed21 chromosome 3, ASM2621246v1, whole genome shotgun sequence, a single window of DNA contains:
- the LOC130808503 gene encoding uncharacterized protein LOC130808503 yields MASNDDDELEGAWYFGSNAYDSQSSSSSDEEPQEIDAQQIEQQDQRKPRLTNELRHVILHEMLSLKVSDSLPHEENKPYVVDSKYKNCGRKRVQVPPNVLESKPMGERTCIRDIATCLDLAPTTVWRLIRRGVIKAHSNPLHPYLTDANKASRVEWILSLIQEDTIHHHPMYKGMYDFIHIDEKWFYLTKKTQRVYLAHKEKIPYRAGKSSKFIPKAMFLGAVARPTWNQYGQCTFDGKIGIFPFVSRVATQRNSINRPRGSIEIKQTDSVTQEVYRSMLIEQLIPAILRKWPSDGPSIIFIQQDNARVHITNDDPIWQQNNRQGGFTFILTQQPPNSPDCNILDLGFFRSIQSLMHKKMPKNMNELIKAVEDAFEELHPKNLTNVWISLQHNLNEILKVKGSNDYVQPHLGKKVQEDNGRLRIQVRVPSKLVRECVRFLNPSTNQQGTQTENEDAAQHNQQILEAYDEAVEESQR; encoded by the exons ATGGCTTCAAATGATGACGATGAGCTAGAGGGGGCTTGGTATTTTGGATCAAATGCATACGATTCACAGTCAAGCTCCAGTTCTGACGAGGAACCACAAGAAATTGAtgcacaacaaatagaacagcAAGATCAACGTAAACCAAGGCTCACAAATGAGTTGAGGCATGTCATTTTACATGAAATGTTGTCACTTAAAGTAAGTGACTCACTCCCACATG AAGAAAACAAGCCTTATGTTGTCGATTCAAAGTACAAGAATTGTGGAAGAAAAAGAGTTCAAGTGCCACCAAACGTACTTGAATCAAAACCAATGGGTGAACGTACATGCATAAGAGATATTGCAACATGCTTAGACTTGGCACCAACAACGGTTTGGCGATTGATACGAAGGGGGGTGATTAAGGCACATTCAAATCCATTACACCCTTATTTAACGGATGCAAACAAGGCAAGTAGGGTTGAGTGGATTTTAAGTCTCATTCAAGAAGatacaattcatcatcatccaatgtATAAAGGTATGTATGACTTCATACATATTGatgaaaaatggttttacttaacCAAGAAGACACAAAGAGTTTATCTAGCACACAAAGAAAAAATTCCATATAGGGCGGGAAAGTCATCAAAATTCATCCCAAAAGCCATGTTTTTAGGGGCGGTTGCAAGGCCTACATGGAATCAATATGGCCAATGCACATTTGATGGGAAAATCGGAATTTTCCCTTTCGTAAGTAGGGTTGCAACACAAAGAAATTCAATTAACCGTCCAAGGGGGTCTAtagaaattaaacaaactgattCGGTTACTCAGGAAGTTTATAGGAGCATGCTCATAGAACAATTAATTCCAgcaattcttagaaaatggccAAGTGATGGTCCATCGATAATTTTCATccaacaagataatgcaagggTTCACATAACAAATGATGATCCAATTTGGCAACAAAACAACAGGCAAGGGGGCTTTACATTCATTCTAACTCAACAACCACCAAATAGTCCCGATTGTAATATTCtagatttgggtttttttaggaGCATACAATCACTTATGCATAAGAAAATGCCAAAGAACATGAATGAGTTAATAAAAGCAGTGGAAGATGCATTCGAAGAGTTACATCCAAAGAATTTAACCAATGTTTGGATTTCATTACAACACAACTTAAATGAAATCCTAAAGGTTAAAGGGTCTAATGACTATGTTCAGCCACACCTAGGGAAGAAAGTTCAAGAAGACAATGGAAGGTTACGAATACAAGTGCGAGTACCATCAAAATTGGTTAGGGAATGTGTACGTTTCCTTAACCCAAGCACAAATCAGCAAGGCACACAAACAGAAAATGAAGATGCTGCACAACATAATCAACAAatacttgaagcatatgatgaagCAGTGGAAGAATCTCAAAGATGA
- the LOC130808627 gene encoding uncharacterized protein LOC130808627 isoform X1: MKGRKIFGVSLSLILINMAAVMEKADENLLPSVYKEVSQAFNVGPVDLGYLTFMRNFVRGLASPLAGILVVRYDRPTILATGTFFWALSTAAVGASQHFGQVAFWRAVNGFGLAIVIPALQSFIADSYVEGVRGTGFGLLSFVGCFGGIGGGVVATVMAGHEFWGVPGWRVAFIMMASLSMLIGILVFLFVVDPRNYSSTDAPERNALIGKHNAGSTSIWRESLTAMKVVIKVPTFRVIVLQGLMGSLPWTAMVFFTMWFELIGFDHNASAALLSLFALGTASGALFGGAIADRITRSYPHSGRIMCAQFSASMGIPFSWFLLTVIPQSVNSWFTYATTLFLMGLTISWNGAACNQPMFAEVVPAKHRTMIYSFDRAFEGSFSSFAAPLVGILSEKIYGYNPKSVHFGAGSTQEAYALSRGLFTMMAVPFGLCALFYSPLYCVFKHDREKARQASLKEEVGLSLAMDKD; encoded by the exons ATGAA GGGAAGAAAAATCTTTGGAGTTTCTCTGTCCCTTATTCTCATCAATATGGCCGCTGTAATGGAAAAAGCTGATGAAAATCTACTTCCTTCTGTCTACAAGGAAGTTAGTCAAGCCTTCAATGTTGGACCTGTTGATCTCGGGTAtctgacatttatgagaaactTTGTTAGGGGCTTAGCGTCACCTTTAGCTGGGATACTTGTTGTACGCTATGACCGGCCAACAATACTTGCCACGGGAACCTTCTTCTGGGCATTATCAACTGCAGCAGTGGGTGCAAGTCAGCACTTCGGGCAAGTTGCTTTCTGGAGGGCAGTCAATGGGTTTGGGCTAGCAATTGTGATACCTGCACTTCAATCTTTTATAGCCGATAGCTATGTTGAAGGTGTGAGGGGAACTGGTTTTGGTCTGCTTAGCTTCGTGGGTTGTTTTGGTGGCATTGGAGGTGGTGTTGTGGCCACTGTCATGGCTGGTCATGAATTCTGGGGTGTTCCTGGGTGGAGAGTTGCCTTCATTATGATGGCTAGTCTGAGTATGCTGATAGGCATACTTGTTTTCCTGTTTGTTGTAGACCCGAGAAACTATTCATCTACTGATGCTCCTGAAAG gAACGCTTTGATTGGAAAACACAATGCAGGTTCAACATCCATTTGGAGGGAATCCTTGACGGCAATGAAGGTTGTTATAAAGGTGCCAACTTTTCGGGTTATTGTGTTGCAGGGCCTGATGGGTTCACTTCCATGGACAGCCATGGTGTTTTTTACCATGTGGTTCGAATTAATTG GTTTTGATCACAATGCTTCAGCAGCACTCCTTAGTCTCTTTGCACTTGGAACTGCAAGTGGTGCTCTCTTTGGTGGGGCAATTGCAGACAGGATAACGCGTTCGTATCCTCATTCGGGCAGAATAATGTGTGCTCAATTTAGTGCATCCATGGGCATCCCATTCTCATGGTTCCTATTGACCGTGATTCCTCAGTCAGTAAACAGCTGGTTCACTTATGCAACCACTCTGTTTCTTATGGGCCTGACCATCAGTTGGAATGGTGCGGCTTGCAATCAACCAATGTTTGCTGAGGTTGTCCCCGCTAAACACAGGACTATGATCTATTCATTTGACCGTGCATTTGAGGGTTCATTCTCTTCCTTCGCTGCACCACTGGTTGGAATACTATCCGAAAAGATATATGGGTACAACCCAAAATCTGTTCACTTTGGTGCAGGGTCGACACAAGAGGCCTATGCTTTGTCCCGGGGACTTTTTACAATGATGGCAGTTCCATTTGGATTATGTGCGTTGTTTTACTCGCCTTTGTATTGCGTATTTAAGCACGATCGTGAGAAGGCTAGGCAAGCTAGTTTGAAGGAAGAAGTTGGTCTTAGTCTAGCAATGGACAAAGACTGA
- the LOC130808627 gene encoding uncharacterized protein LOC130808627 isoform X2: MAAVMEKADENLLPSVYKEVSQAFNVGPVDLGYLTFMRNFVRGLASPLAGILVVRYDRPTILATGTFFWALSTAAVGASQHFGQVAFWRAVNGFGLAIVIPALQSFIADSYVEGVRGTGFGLLSFVGCFGGIGGGVVATVMAGHEFWGVPGWRVAFIMMASLSMLIGILVFLFVVDPRNYSSTDAPERNALIGKHNAGSTSIWRESLTAMKVVIKVPTFRVIVLQGLMGSLPWTAMVFFTMWFELIGFDHNASAALLSLFALGTASGALFGGAIADRITRSYPHSGRIMCAQFSASMGIPFSWFLLTVIPQSVNSWFTYATTLFLMGLTISWNGAACNQPMFAEVVPAKHRTMIYSFDRAFEGSFSSFAAPLVGILSEKIYGYNPKSVHFGAGSTQEAYALSRGLFTMMAVPFGLCALFYSPLYCVFKHDREKARQASLKEEVGLSLAMDKD, from the exons ATGGCCGCTGTAATGGAAAAAGCTGATGAAAATCTACTTCCTTCTGTCTACAAGGAAGTTAGTCAAGCCTTCAATGTTGGACCTGTTGATCTCGGGTAtctgacatttatgagaaactTTGTTAGGGGCTTAGCGTCACCTTTAGCTGGGATACTTGTTGTACGCTATGACCGGCCAACAATACTTGCCACGGGAACCTTCTTCTGGGCATTATCAACTGCAGCAGTGGGTGCAAGTCAGCACTTCGGGCAAGTTGCTTTCTGGAGGGCAGTCAATGGGTTTGGGCTAGCAATTGTGATACCTGCACTTCAATCTTTTATAGCCGATAGCTATGTTGAAGGTGTGAGGGGAACTGGTTTTGGTCTGCTTAGCTTCGTGGGTTGTTTTGGTGGCATTGGAGGTGGTGTTGTGGCCACTGTCATGGCTGGTCATGAATTCTGGGGTGTTCCTGGGTGGAGAGTTGCCTTCATTATGATGGCTAGTCTGAGTATGCTGATAGGCATACTTGTTTTCCTGTTTGTTGTAGACCCGAGAAACTATTCATCTACTGATGCTCCTGAAAG gAACGCTTTGATTGGAAAACACAATGCAGGTTCAACATCCATTTGGAGGGAATCCTTGACGGCAATGAAGGTTGTTATAAAGGTGCCAACTTTTCGGGTTATTGTGTTGCAGGGCCTGATGGGTTCACTTCCATGGACAGCCATGGTGTTTTTTACCATGTGGTTCGAATTAATTG GTTTTGATCACAATGCTTCAGCAGCACTCCTTAGTCTCTTTGCACTTGGAACTGCAAGTGGTGCTCTCTTTGGTGGGGCAATTGCAGACAGGATAACGCGTTCGTATCCTCATTCGGGCAGAATAATGTGTGCTCAATTTAGTGCATCCATGGGCATCCCATTCTCATGGTTCCTATTGACCGTGATTCCTCAGTCAGTAAACAGCTGGTTCACTTATGCAACCACTCTGTTTCTTATGGGCCTGACCATCAGTTGGAATGGTGCGGCTTGCAATCAACCAATGTTTGCTGAGGTTGTCCCCGCTAAACACAGGACTATGATCTATTCATTTGACCGTGCATTTGAGGGTTCATTCTCTTCCTTCGCTGCACCACTGGTTGGAATACTATCCGAAAAGATATATGGGTACAACCCAAAATCTGTTCACTTTGGTGCAGGGTCGACACAAGAGGCCTATGCTTTGTCCCGGGGACTTTTTACAATGATGGCAGTTCCATTTGGATTATGTGCGTTGTTTTACTCGCCTTTGTATTGCGTATTTAAGCACGATCGTGAGAAGGCTAGGCAAGCTAGTTTGAAGGAAGAAGTTGGTCTTAGTCTAGCAATGGACAAAGACTGA
- the LOC130808628 gene encoding GCN5-related N-acetyltransferase 1, chloroplastic translates to MLLRSGIVFSPLQSPSPSHSLRLTKSHTHPHKIISAQSQIPPSYTISDGALQSQGFVLHRTTSTLNLDHLNSVFVSVGFPRRDPDKIRVALEHTDSLVWVENVKTQRPVAFARSTGDGVFNAIIWDVVVDPTFQGIGLGKAVMERLLEDLLQKGITNIALYSEPRVLGFYRPMGFVVDPDGITGMVYSRKQNKNRKKF, encoded by the coding sequence ATGCTCCTCCGCTCTGGGATTGTATTCTCACCTCTTCAATCCCCATCACCGTCTCATTCCCTCCGCCTAACCAAATCACATACCCACCCTCATAAAATCATTTCAGCCCAATCACAAATCCCTCCTTCCTACACTATCTCCGATGGTGCCCTCCAATCCCAAGGTTTTGTCCTACATCGCACCACCTCCACCCTAAACCTCGACCATCTCAACTCAGTCTTCGTATCGGTCGGCTTCCCTAGGCGGGATCCGGATAAAATACGGGTCGCCCTCGAACATACGGACTCTCTTGTATGGGTTGAGAATGTTAAGACACAAAGGCCTGTGGCTTTTGCTAGATCTACAGGGGATGGAGTATTCAATGCTATTATTTGGGATGTTGTTGTGGACCCTACTTTTCAAGGAATTGGGTTGGGTAAAGCTGTTATGGAAAGATTGTTGGAGGATTTGTTGCAGAAAGGGATTACTAATATTGCGCTTTACTCGGAGCCTCGGGTTCTTGGGTTTTATAGACCCATGGGTTTTGTTGTGGATCCTGATGGGATTACTGGTatggtttactctaggaaacaGAATAAGAATAGGAAGAAATTTTGA
- the LOC130807785 gene encoding dolichyl-diphosphooligosaccharide--protein glycosyltransferase 48 kDa subunit-like codes for MGTERKTLSMATVSLPICFLLVTILSPLVFQSFAFDPENPTDRRILVILDDSSLKSSHSIFFQSLQSRGYNLEFKLADDRKISLQRYGHYLYDGVILFSPSADSIGDGSLKLDDILDFVDSGHDLILAANVNASNFIRNVASECGADFVEDTEAVVIDHTSFSVSEIDGDHSLIASDNFIKSAAILGKEKIQAPVLFRGIAHSVNAGSSLVLKALSASPAAYSANPNSMLSKPPALIGTSISLVSVLQARNNARVLISGSLDMFSDRFLRSSVQKIGTSLKYEKSGNEQYLMELSKWIFHERGHLKAINVKHHKFGESNEPSIYRINDELEYSVEIYEWSGTNWEPYVADDVQVEFYMMSPYVLKTLSNDKRGLYHTSFRVPDVYGVFQFKIEYQRLGYTSLSISKQIPVRPFKHDEYERFIPVAFPYYGASFSTMTAFFIFSVLYLYHK; via the exons ATGGGAACTGAACGTAAAACCCTTTCAATGGCGACAGTCTCACTCCCAATATGCTTCTTGCTTGTGACCATTTTATCTCCCCTCGTTTTCCAATCCTTCGCCTTTGATCCTGAAAATCCAACCGATCGACGAATCCTCGTCATTTTGGACGATTCATCTCTCAAATCTTCTCACTCCATTTTCTTCCAATCTCTTCAATCTCGTGGATACAACCTCGAATTCAAGCTTGCAGATGATCGCAAAATCTCTCTTCAACGCTATGGACATTACTTATACGATGGTGTCATTCTATTTTCTCCTTCTGCTGATA GTATTGGAGACGGATCGTTGAAGTTGGATGATATTTTGGACTTTGTTGACTCTGGCCATGACTTGATTCTTGCTGCTAATGTCAATGCTTCTAATTTCATTCGTAATGTTGCTTCAGAATGTGGTGCTGATTTTGTGGAA GATACGGAAGCTGTAGTTATAGATCACACAAGCTTTTCAGTATCAGAAATTGATGGGGATCACTCGTTAATTGCTAGTGATAATTTCATAAAATCTGCTGCCATATTGGGGAAAGAGAAGATTCAG GCTCCTGTGTTGTTTAGGGGAATCGCACACTCTGTCAATGCTGGTAGTAGCCTG GTATTGAAGGCTCTCTCAGCTTCTCCAGCAGCATATTCTGCTAACCCAAATTCCATGCTTTCAAAACCTCCAGCCTTGATTGGCACTTCCATCTCCCTTGTTTCGGTTCTCCAG GCTAGAAACAATGCTCGAGTTCTAATTTCTGGATCCTTAGATATGTTTAGCGACCG GTTTTTAAGGTCAAGTGTCCAAAAAATTGGGACCTCACTGAA GTATGAAAAATCTGGTAATGAACAATATTTAATGGAGTTGAGTAAATGGATATTTCATGAGAGAGGTCATTTAAAA GCTATCAATGTCAAACATCATAAATTTGGGGAATCAAATGAACCTTCCATCTATCGCATCAATGATGAGCTG GAATACTCTGTAGAGATATATGAGTGGTCTGGAACTAATTGGGAGCCTTATGTAGCCGATGATGTACAAGTAGAATTCTACATGATGAGCCCCTACGTATTGAAGACCTTATCCAATGATAAGAGG GGTTTATATCATACATCATTTAGGGTCCCAGATGTTTATGGGGTTTTCCAATTCAAGATTGAGTATCAGAGACTTGGTTATACAAGCTTGTCTATTTCAAAACAG ATTCCAGTACGACCATTCAAGCATGACGAATATGAAAGATTTATACCAGTGGCTTTTCCTTATTATGGAGCTTCTTTTTCAACG ATGACCGCCTTCTTTATCTTCAGTGTTCTTTACCTGTATCACAAGTAG
- the LOC130807786 gene encoding geranylgeranyl pyrophosphate synthase, chloroplastic-like — protein MYYESGHFQYIILIPDLDHPYQRMIIKEANLSIIIPSLYNPISFSSSKTPKIMSTISSILTKQETAHNPSDNTKSHEMPTISPFDFKSYMAEKARSVNKALDMAVTLKHPEQIHEAMRYSLLAGGKRVRPILCIAACELVGGDQSAAMAAACAVEMIHTMSLIHDDLPCMDNDDLRRGKPTNHIVFGEGVAVLAGDSLLSFAFEHLTTATPLSQVSPGQIVCAVGELARVIGAEGLVAGQVVDIDSEGAVDVGLDQLLFIHMHKTAKLLEGSVVIGAIIGGGSDLEVEKLRKFATRIGLLFQVVDDILDVIKSTEELGKTAGKDLVADKVTFPKLMGVEKSKEYAERLVKEAKEQLVGFDLEKAKPLIALADYIANRQN, from the coding sequence ATGTACTATGAATCTGGGCATTTTCAGTATATAATACTAATTCCAGATCTAGATCATCCTTATCAGAGAATGATTATAAAGGAAGCAAATCTTAGTATTATTATCCCTTCCTTATACAACCCAATTTCCTTTTCCTCATcaaaaactcccaaaattaTGTCCACAATCTCCTCAATCCTCACAAAACAAGAAACTGCTCATAATCCATCTGATAACACAAAATCCCACGAAATGCCAACAATTTCCCCCTTTGATTTCAAGTCATACATGGCTGAAAAAGCCAGATCTGTGAATAAAGCTTTGGATATGGCTGTAACCCTAAAACACCCAGAACAAATCCATGAAGCAATGAGATATTCTTTGCTTGCAGGAGGAAAGAGGGTCAGACCAATTCTTTGTATCGCAGCCTGCGAGCTCGTAGGAGGGGATCAATCGGCAGCAATGGCTGCCGCTTGTGCTGTGGAAATGATTCATACCATGTCATTAATACACGATGATCTTCCTTGTATGGACAATGACGATCTCCGCAGGGGAAAACCCACCAATCACATAGTGTTTGGTGAGGGTGTTGCTGTCCTTGCAGGGGATTCCCTCCTGTCATTTGCTTTTGAGCACCTGACAACAGCCACCCCACTGAGCCAGGTCTCCCCGGGACAGATAGTGTGCGCTGTAGGCGAACTGGCTCGGGTTATCGGGGCAGAAGGGCTTGTGGCGGGTCAGGTGGTCGACATCGATTCTGAAGGGGCTGTCGATGTCGGCCTCGATCAGCTCTTGTTTATCCATATGCATAAAACTGCCAAGCTTCTTGAAGGTTCAGTTGTAATTGGAGCTATTATTGGTGGTGGAAGTGATTTAGAGGTGGAGAAGCTAAGGAAATTTGCAACTAGAATTGGGTTGTTGTTTCAGGTTGTAGATGATATATTAGATGTGATTAAATCAACAGAGGAATTGGGGAAAACTGCAGGGAAAGATTTGGTAGCAGATAAGGTAACATTCCCTAAATTGATGGGGGTTGAAAAATCAAAGGAGTATGCTGAAAGATTGGTTAAAGAGGCCAAAGAACAGCTTGTTGGGTTTGATCTAGAGAAGGCAAAACCATTGATTGCTCTTGCTGATTATATTGCTAATAGACAGAACTGA